The following proteins are encoded in a genomic region of Chloroflexota bacterium:
- a CDS encoding type II toxin-antitoxin system VapC family toxin, with product MLVRRWQPGHSFRLPVYLDANVLVGYVASSHHLYKSCDGVVGELLVAGAPILVSIISLQEAWWAMFKESYRAINRQRPGSRFSRSTFRRHRAAAFEKHSDWIEGVALAIHDWQEAGHPVDVVPDSKTFAPAMTSAAIRYMRDLEFAPDDALHLALAEAHAGTFVTADSDFKRAEGASSSNLEILHLAGTNT from the coding sequence ATGCTCGTAAGGCGCTGGCAGCCGGGTCATTCGTTTCGGTTGCCCGTTTACTTAGACGCAAACGTGCTTGTTGGATACGTTGCTAGTAGCCATCACCTTTACAAGAGTTGTGATGGTGTCGTTGGAGAGTTGCTCGTTGCCGGTGCGCCAATCCTTGTGTCCATAATCTCTTTGCAGGAAGCGTGGTGGGCGATGTTCAAGGAATCCTACCGCGCGATCAATAGGCAAAGGCCCGGTTCTCGATTTTCAAGGAGCACATTTCGCAGACATAGGGCAGCGGCATTCGAAAAGCACAGCGACTGGATTGAAGGCGTCGCGCTAGCGATACACGATTGGCAGGAAGCCGGTCATCCGGTAGACGTAGTTCCGGATAGCAAGACCTTCGCTCCAGCAATGACCTCAGCGGCAATCCGCTATATGCGCGACCTTGAGTTTGCCCCTGATGATGCTCTTCACCTCGCCCTCGCAGAGGCGCACGCGGGGACATTCGTAACTGCCGACTCAGACTTCAAGCGAGCAGAAGGGGCGTCGTCCAGCAATCTTGAGATTCTTCATCTTGCCGGTACTAACACTTAG
- a CDS encoding HAD-IA family hydrolase, with translation MFDFDYTLADSSTGVIASTNSALTALGLPAAPPDLIRQTIGLTLEDAFAYVVGTSVPADRFPAASKAFDRLFIAQADAIMADQTVILPHVAAAICALRRRGYALGIVSSKFRYRIEQILEREDLSAEFDVVVGREDVIASKPDPEGLLTAMAALGSVPANTCYVGDSVTDAKAAQRARVPFIAVLSGVTTQAEFTAHACHAVIANMAELPQAIAC, from the coding sequence TTGTTTGATTTTGACTACACGCTGGCAGACTCTTCTACCGGCGTGATTGCGAGTACGAATTCAGCATTGACAGCGCTTGGGTTGCCTGCCGCGCCGCCGGATCTCATTCGCCAAACCATCGGTCTCACGCTTGAAGACGCCTTTGCGTACGTAGTTGGGACAAGCGTGCCAGCGGACAGGTTTCCGGCTGCCAGCAAAGCCTTCGACCGCCTCTTCATCGCGCAGGCGGATGCCATCATGGCCGACCAAACGGTAATCCTCCCCCACGTCGCCGCGGCCATATGCGCACTGAGGCGGCGCGGCTATGCGCTGGGCATCGTTTCCTCCAAGTTCCGCTACCGCATCGAGCAGATATTGGAACGCGAGGACCTGAGCGCGGAATTCGACGTGGTTGTAGGGAGAGAAGACGTCATTGCATCCAAACCGGACCCCGAGGGACTGCTCACGGCCATGGCGGCGCTGGGGAGCGTACCGGCGAACACCTGCTACGTTGGGGATAGCGTGACCGATGCCAAGGCCGCGCAGCGCGCTCGGGTGCCCTTCATCGCCGTGCTCTCCGGCGTCACCACGCAGGCAGAGTTCACTGCCCACGCTTGCCACGCTGTCATTGCCAACATGGCCGAGTTGCCGCAAGCGATCGCTTGCTAG
- a CDS encoding MFS transporter, with amino-acid sequence MEESLFALLSARFGQIQAMYSLLFTHFRRAEILAVLAHRNFRYLFLAQVASGVGDAIYWVALPWLVLQELGTAMAVGITGAAAVTPFIILSPFAGVLADRADRKSLMVLSHVARVAVLAALFVAGRLTSLDTLHFAVAGFLLTAAGLLIYPARAAILPNLLPKEKLVAGNAALAAGMQAIRIGGTAAAGFLFAAIGGLNALGGVLITYGIAAILMSRVDAPAQAGNRSTLSTGAKPHARLASMLRNTKSDLVLSVSFILKHPLIRAMAVAGLILNAFHYPALGLLLPVYFRQALQAGPESFGLFSAIESAAILIALPAAPWLARQLGDGKLSSIALAAMGILVAGLAIAGQLWHVFAIAVLMGFLTAGVLPMQSLVQAETPDHMRGKVVANLVVINAGFTPFTALLGGFLIDAIGVRPIYLVTGIVVILSGVGLMLVKEVRQARLAQP; translated from the coding sequence ATGGAGGAGTCTCTTTTTGCGCTTCTCTCGGCCCGGTTCGGCCAGATACAGGCAATGTACTCACTGCTGTTCACACATTTCCGGCGAGCAGAAATACTTGCCGTCCTGGCGCACCGCAACTTTCGCTACCTATTCCTGGCGCAGGTTGCCAGCGGCGTCGGCGATGCGATCTACTGGGTTGCCCTGCCCTGGCTCGTGCTCCAAGAATTGGGAACTGCGATGGCCGTGGGCATAACCGGCGCCGCTGCTGTGACACCGTTCATCATTCTGTCACCGTTCGCCGGCGTGCTCGCGGACCGGGCGGACCGCAAGTCTCTCATGGTGCTTTCACACGTCGCGCGGGTGGCTGTGTTGGCGGCACTATTTGTAGCGGGACGCCTGACGTCTTTGGATACGTTGCACTTTGCCGTTGCCGGCTTTCTTCTCACCGCGGCGGGGCTGCTCATCTATCCCGCCCGCGCGGCGATCCTGCCGAACCTGCTGCCGAAAGAAAAGTTGGTTGCGGGAAACGCCGCCTTAGCGGCGGGTATGCAGGCAATAAGAATTGGCGGTACCGCCGCAGCGGGGTTCCTCTTTGCAGCTATCGGCGGCCTGAATGCGCTTGGCGGCGTTCTCATTACGTATGGCATTGCGGCAATACTGATGAGCAGAGTAGACGCCCCCGCGCAGGCCGGAAATCGGAGCACGTTGAGCACAGGAGCTAAGCCTCACGCGAGGCTGGCGAGCATGCTGAGAAACACCAAGTCAGACCTGGTACTTTCGGTGTCTTTCATACTCAAGCACCCCTTGATACGCGCCATGGCCGTTGCCGGGCTAATCCTCAACGCGTTCCACTATCCGGCTTTGGGGCTGTTGCTTCCGGTGTATTTCCGCCAAGCGTTACAGGCGGGCCCGGAGTCGTTCGGCCTATTCAGCGCCATTGAATCCGCTGCAATTCTCATCGCTCTGCCGGCGGCGCCGTGGCTGGCAAGACAACTCGGCGACGGCAAGCTCAGCTCGATAGCGCTTGCTGCCATGGGCATTTTGGTAGCGGGGCTAGCGATTGCGGGGCAGCTCTGGCACGTGTTTGCCATCGCAGTCCTCATGGGTTTCCTCACCGCAGGCGTGCTGCCGATGCAGAGCCTCGTGCAGGCGGAGACCCCCGATCACATGCGTGGAAAAGTAGTAGCAAATCTCGTAGTGATCAACGCTGGGTTCACGCCATTCACCGCGCTGTTGGGTGGTTTCTTGATCGATGCAATAGGGGTGAGACCTATTTACCTGGTCACCGGAATTGTCGTAATTCTCTCCGGAGTCGGCCTCATGCTGGTGAAGGAGGTCCGACAGGCACGGCTTGCCCAACCGTAG